A stretch of Haemophilus influenzae DNA encodes these proteins:
- the siaT gene encoding sialic acid TRAP transporter substrate-binding protein SiaT, which translates to MKYINKLEEWLGGTLFIAIFGILIAQILSRQVFHSPLIWSEELAKLLFVYVGMLGISVAVRKQEHVFIDFLTNLMPEKIRKFTNTFVQLLVFVCIFLFIHFGIRTFNGASFPIDALGGISEKWIFAALPVIAILMMFRFIQAQTLNFKTGKSYLPATFFIISAVILFAILFFAPDWFKVLRISNYIKLGSSSVYVALLVWLIIMFIGVPVGWSLFIATLLYFSMTRWNVVNAATEKLVYSLDSFPLLAVPFYILTGILMNTGGITERIFNFAKALLGHYTGGMGHVNIGASLLFSGMSGSALADAGGLGQLEIKSMRDAGYDDDICGGITAASCIIGPLVPPSIAMIIYGVIANESIAKLFIAGFIPGVLITLALMAMNYRIAKKRGYPRTPKATREQLCSSFKQSFWAILTPLLIIGGIFSGLFSPTESAIVAAAYSVIIGKFVYKELTLKSLFNSCIEAMAITGVVALMIMTVTFFGDMIAREQVAMRVANVFVAVADSPLTVLVMINALLLFLGMFIDALALQFLVLPMLIPIAMQFNIDLIFFGVMTTLNMMIGILTPPMGMALFVVARVGNMSVSTVTKGVLPFLIPVFVTLVLITIFPQIITFVPNLLIP; encoded by the coding sequence ATGAAATATATTAATAAGCTTGAAGAATGGCTGGGTGGCACATTATTTATTGCCATTTTCGGTATTCTTATCGCTCAAATTCTTTCACGCCAAGTTTTTCATTCTCCGTTAATTTGGAGTGAAGAACTCGCCAAGCTCTTATTTGTTTACGTGGGTATGTTGGGTATCAGCGTTGCTGTGAGAAAACAAGAACACGTATTTATTGATTTTTTAACTAATCTAATGCCCGAAAAAATCAGAAAATTTACAAATACGTTTGTACAATTATTAGTCTTTGTATGTATTTTCTTATTTATTCATTTCGGTATTCGTACTTTTAACGGCGCATCATTCCCTATTGATGCCTTAGGAGGCATTTCTGAAAAATGGATTTTCGCAGCACTGCCTGTTATCGCAATATTAATGATGTTTCGCTTTATCCAAGCGCAAACCCTAAACTTTAAGACAGGGAAAAGCTATTTACCTGCGACTTTCTTTATCATAAGTGCGGTCATTTTATTTGCGATTTTATTTTTCGCGCCAGATTGGTTCAAAGTATTGCGTATTAGCAATTATATAAAACTCGGTTCAAGTTCAGTCTATGTCGCCTTACTCGTTTGGCTCATCATTATGTTTATCGGTGTCCCTGTAGGTTGGTCCTTATTTATTGCTACTCTACTTTATTTTTCTATGACACGTTGGAATGTCGTAAATGCCGCAACTGAAAAATTAGTCTATAGCCTAGACAGCTTCCCATTACTTGCCGTGCCGTTTTATATTTTAACGGGCATTCTAATGAATACAGGTGGGATTACCGAACGTATTTTTAATTTCGCTAAAGCCTTACTCGGTCATTACACAGGAGGAATGGGACACGTTAATATCGGTGCAAGTTTATTGTTCTCTGGTATGTCAGGTTCAGCACTTGCTGATGCTGGGGGCTTAGGTCAATTAGAAATCAAATCAATGCGTGATGCTGGTTATGACGATGATATTTGCGGAGGAATTACTGCTGCTTCTTGTATTATTGGGCCATTAGTTCCGCCAAGTATTGCAATGATTATTTACGGTGTAATTGCCAATGAATCTATCGCAAAACTCTTTATTGCAGGTTTTATTCCAGGTGTATTAATTACTTTAGCTTTAATGGCAATGAATTATCGCATTGCCAAAAAACGAGGTTATCCACGAACACCAAAAGCTACGAGAGAACAACTTTGCAGCAGCTTTAAACAATCTTTTTGGGCAATCTTAACGCCGTTATTAATTATCGGTGGTATTTTTTCAGGATTATTCAGTCCAACAGAATCTGCCATTGTTGCAGCCGCATACTCTGTAATTATTGGTAAATTTGTGTATAAAGAATTAACCTTAAAAAGCTTATTTAATAGTTGCATAGAAGCAATGGCAATTACGGGCGTAGTCGCCTTAATGATTATGACCGTGACTTTCTTTGGCGATATGATTGCCCGTGAACAAGTCGCAATGCGTGTTGCTAATGTGTTTGTTGCCGTTGCCGATTCGCCTTTAACCGTATTGGTAATGATTAACGCACTGTTACTTTTTCTTGGAATGTTCATTGATGCCCTAGCATTACAATTTTTAGTATTACCAATGCTTATTCCTATCGCAATGCAATTCAATATTGACTTAATCTTCTTTGGTGTAATGACCACATTAAATATGATGATTGGTATTCTTACCCCACCAATGGGAATGGCTCTCTTTGTTGTTGCTCGTGTAGGTAATATGTCAGTTTCCACGGTAACCAAAGGCGTATTACCGTTCTTGATTCCCGTTTTCGTCACATTAGTATTAATCACGATTTTCCCACAAATCATCACATTTGTGCCAAATCTATTGATACCATAA
- the hflC gene encoding protease modulator HflC, with product MRRFLLPVIFVIAAVVYSSIVVVTEGTRGIMLRFNKVQRDADNKVVVYEPGLHFKVPLIDSIKVLDARIRTLDGSATRFVTVEKKDLLVDSYVKWKISDFGRFYTSTGGGDYAQAANLLSRKVNDRLRSEIGSRTIKDIVSGTRGELMEGAKKALSSGQDSTAELGIEVIDVRVKQINLPDEVSSSIYQRMRAERDAVAREHRSQGKEKAAFIQADVDRKVTLILANANKTAQELRGSGDAAAAKLYSDAFAQEPQFFTFVRSLKAYEASFANSDNIMILKPDSDFFRFMQAPKK from the coding sequence ATGCGTAGATTTTTATTACCTGTTATTTTCGTGATTGCGGCAGTCGTTTATTCTAGTATCGTCGTTGTAACGGAAGGTACCCGTGGCATTATGTTACGATTTAACAAAGTACAGCGTGATGCTGATAACAAAGTGGTTGTATATGAACCAGGCTTGCATTTTAAAGTGCCTTTAATTGATAGCATCAAAGTTTTAGATGCGCGTATTCGTACTTTAGATGGCTCTGCAACACGTTTTGTTACTGTTGAGAAAAAAGATTTGCTAGTGGATTCTTATGTGAAATGGAAAATCAGTGATTTTGGTCGATTCTACACATCTACTGGCGGTGGCGATTATGCTCAAGCTGCAAATTTATTAAGTCGTAAAGTAAACGACCGTTTACGTTCTGAAATTGGTTCACGCACGATTAAAGATATTGTTTCTGGTACACGTGGAGAATTAATGGAAGGGGCAAAAAAAGCTTTAAGTTCAGGACAAGACAGTACGGCAGAATTAGGTATTGAAGTGATCGATGTGCGTGTAAAACAAATTAATTTACCAGATGAAGTCTCTTCTTCGATTTACCAACGTATGCGTGCAGAACGTGATGCAGTGGCGCGTGAACATCGTTCTCAAGGGAAAGAAAAAGCAGCATTTATTCAAGCTGATGTAGATCGCAAAGTGACGTTAATTCTTGCTAATGCAAATAAAACTGCACAAGAATTACGAGGTTCAGGCGATGCAGCTGCAGCAAAATTATATTCAGATGCTTTTGCTCAAGAACCACAATTCTTTACTTTTGTGCGTAGCTTAAAAGCCTATGAAGCGAGTTTTGCAAATTCTGACAATATAATGATTTTAAAACCAGATAGTGATTTCTTCCGCTTTATGCAGGCACCGAAAAAATAG
- the siaP gene encoding sialic acid TRAP transporter substrate-binding protein SiaP, giving the protein MMKLTKLFLATAISLGVSSAVLAADYDLKFGMNAGTSSNEYKAAEMFAKEVKEKSQGKIEISLYPSSQLGDDRAMLKQLKDGSLDFTFAESARFQLFYPEAAVFALPYVISNYNVAQKALFDTEFGKDLIKKMDKDLGVTLLSQAYNGTRQTTSNRAINSIADMKGLKLRVPNAATNLAYAKYVGASPTPMAFSEVYLALQTNAVDGQENPLAAVQAQKFYEVQKFLAMTNHILNDQLYLVSNETYKELPEDLQKVVKDAAENAAKYHTKLFVDGEKDLVTFFEKQGVKITHPDLVPFKASMKPYYAEFVKQTGQKGEAALKQIEAINP; this is encoded by the coding sequence ATGATGAAATTGACAAAACTTTTCCTTGCTACAGCCATTTCTTTAGGCGTATCTTCTGCTGTTCTTGCCGCTGATTATGACTTGAAATTCGGTATGAATGCTGGAACTTCATCAAATGAATATAAAGCGGCAGAAATGTTTGCCAAAGAAGTCAAAGAAAAATCACAGGGTAAAATTGAAATTTCACTTTATCCAAGTTCACAATTAGGTGATGACCGCGCAATGTTAAAACAATTAAAAGACGGTTCTCTCGACTTCACCTTTGCAGAATCTGCTCGCTTCCAACTGTTTTACCCTGAAGCGGCAGTATTTGCCTTACCTTATGTTATTAGCAACTATAATGTTGCACAAAAAGCCTTATTCGATACAGAATTTGGTAAAGATTTAATTAAAAAAATGGATAAAGATCTTGGCGTGACTTTACTTTCCCAAGCTTATAACGGAACTCGCCAAACGACTTCAAATCGTGCAATCAACAGTATTGCAGATATGAAAGGCTTAAAACTTCGTGTACCAAATGCAGCAACAAACTTAGCCTATGCTAAATATGTTGGCGCATCACCAACACCAATGGCATTTTCTGAAGTTTATCTTGCGTTACAAACCAATGCCGTCGATGGTCAAGAAAACCCGTTAGCAGCGGTGCAAGCACAAAAATTCTATGAAGTGCAAAAGTTCTTAGCAATGACTAATCACATTTTGAATGACCAACTTTATTTAGTAAGCAACGAGACTTATAAAGAACTCCCTGAAGATCTTCAAAAAGTCGTAAAAGATGCTGCCGAAAATGCAGCAAAATATCACACTAAATTATTCGTAGATGGAGAAAAAGATTTAGTCACATTCTTTGAAAAACAAGGCGTGAAAATTACACATCCTGATCTTGTCCCATTTAAAGCATCAATGAAGCCGTATTATGCTGAGTTTGTAAAACAAACTGGTCAAAAAGGTGAAGCAGCTTTAAAACAAATTGAAGCAATCAATCCATAA
- the fabG gene encoding 3-oxoacyl-ACP reductase FabG, which yields MQGKIALVTGASRGIGRAIAEELSSKGAFVIGTATSEKGAEAISAYLGDKGKGLVLNVTDKESIETLLEQIKNDFGDIDILVNNAGITRDNLLMRMKDEEWFDIMQTNLTSVYHLSKAMLRSMMKKRFGRIINIGSVVGSTGNPGQTNYCAAKAGVVGFSKSLAKEVAARGVTVNVVAPGFIATDMTEVLTDEQKAGILSNVPAGRLGEAKDIAKAVAFLASDDAGYITGTTLHVNGGLYLS from the coding sequence ATGCAAGGTAAAATTGCTTTAGTGACAGGGGCTAGCCGTGGTATCGGTCGTGCGATTGCAGAAGAACTTAGTTCAAAAGGTGCATTTGTAATTGGTACCGCAACCTCTGAAAAGGGTGCAGAGGCGATCTCGGCTTATTTAGGGGATAAAGGTAAAGGTTTAGTTTTAAACGTAACGGATAAAGAATCTATCGAAACTTTACTTGAGCAAATTAAAAATGATTTTGGCGATATTGATATTCTCGTGAATAACGCAGGTATTACTCGCGATAATTTATTGATGCGTATGAAAGATGAGGAATGGTTTGATATTATGCAAACTAACTTAACTTCTGTGTATCATCTTTCTAAAGCCATGTTACGTTCAATGATGAAAAAACGTTTTGGTCGTATCATCAATATTGGTTCAGTGGTTGGTTCAACGGGTAATCCAGGACAAACTAACTATTGTGCGGCAAAAGCGGGTGTGGTTGGTTTTTCTAAATCTTTAGCGAAAGAAGTAGCTGCACGTGGTGTTACTGTAAATGTGGTTGCACCAGGTTTTATTGCAACAGATATGACAGAAGTGCTTACGGATGAACAAAAAGCGGGGATCTTATCTAATGTTCCAGCTGGACGTTTAGGCGAAGCAAAAGACATAGCTAAAGCCGTTGCTTTCTTAGCTTCTGATGATGCAGGTTATATCACGGGTACAACGTTACACGTGAATGGTGGCTTATACTTAAGCTAA
- a CDS encoding N-acetylneuraminate epimerase, with translation MKLTKTALCTALFATFTFSANAQTYPDLPVGIKGGTGALIGDTVYVGLGSGGDKFYTLDLKDPSAQWKEIATFPGGERNQPVAAAVDGKLYVFGGLQKNEKGELQLVNDAYRYNPSDNTWMKLPTRSPRGLVGSSGASHGDKVYILGGSNLSIFNGFFQDNVAAGEDQAKKDEIAAAYFDQRPEDYFFTTELLSYEPSTNKWRNEGRIPFSGRAGAAFTIQGNDLVVVNGEIKPGLRTAETHQGKFTAKGVQWKNLPDLPAPKGKSQDGLAGALAGYSNGHYLVTGGANFPGSIKQFKEGKLHAHKGLSKAWHNEVYTLNNGKWRIVGELPMNIGYGFSVSYNNKVLLIGGETDGGKALTSVKAISYDGKKLTIK, from the coding sequence ATGAAACTAACTAAAACAGCATTATGTACCGCACTTTTTGCTACCTTTACTTTTTCAGCGAACGCACAAACTTATCCTGATTTGCCAGTGGGGATCAAAGGAGGAACAGGTGCATTAATTGGCGACACAGTTTATGTGGGATTAGGTTCTGGTGGCGATAAATTCTATACCTTAGACCTAAAAGATCCTTCAGCACAATGGAAAGAAATTGCTACATTTCCAGGTGGCGAACGCAATCAACCTGTTGCAGCCGCAGTGGATGGAAAACTTTATGTATTCGGTGGTTTACAAAAAAATGAAAAAGGCGAACTTCAACTCGTTAATGACGCTTATCGCTATAACCCAAGCGATAATACTTGGATGAAACTTCCTACTCGTTCTCCCCGTGGTTTAGTAGGATCAAGTGGCGCATCTCACGGAGATAAAGTTTATATTTTAGGCGGCTCTAATCTCTCTATATTTAATGGCTTCTTCCAAGACAACGTTGCGGCAGGAGAAGATCAAGCGAAAAAAGATGAAATCGCAGCAGCTTACTTCGATCAACGTCCAGAAGATTATTTCTTTACAACAGAATTATTGAGCTATGAACCCTCAACCAATAAATGGCGCAATGAAGGACGCATTCCATTCTCTGGTCGTGCTGGTGCAGCCTTTACAATTCAAGGTAATGATCTCGTGGTTGTCAATGGCGAAATTAAACCTGGACTTCGCACCGCTGAAACCCATCAAGGTAAATTCACTGCTAAAGGTGTGCAATGGAAAAACTTACCTGACTTACCTGCACCAAAAGGCAAATCACAAGATGGTTTAGCTGGTGCGCTTGCAGGCTATAGTAACGGTCATTATTTAGTCACTGGTGGCGCAAATTTTCCAGGTTCAATCAAACAATTCAAAGAAGGAAAACTTCACGCACATAAAGGTTTAAGCAAAGCTTGGCATAACGAAGTTTATACGTTGAATAATGGTAAATGGCGCATCGTTGGGGAATTACCAATGAATATTGGTTATGGTTTTTCTGTATCTTACAACAATAAAGTTTTACTGATTGGCGGTGAAACTGATGGAGGTAAGGCTTTAACTAGCGTCAAAGCAATAAGCTATGACGGTAAAAAATTAACCATCAAATAA
- the acpP gene encoding acyl carrier protein — translation MSIEERVKKIIVEQLGVKEEDVKPEASFVEDLGADSLDTVELVMALEEEFDIEIPDEEAEKITTVQSAIDYVQNNQ, via the coding sequence ATGAGTATTGAAGAACGCGTGAAAAAAATCATCGTTGAACAATTAGGTGTTAAAGAAGAAGATGTTAAACCTGAAGCTTCTTTTGTTGAAGATTTAGGTGCAGATTCATTAGACACAGTTGAATTAGTAATGGCTTTAGAAGAAGAATTTGATATTGAAATTCCTGATGAAGAAGCTGAAAAAATTACCACTGTTCAATCTGCGATTGATTACGTGCAAAACAATCAATAA
- a CDS encoding 4'-phosphopantetheinyl transferase family protein codes for MTTYIAYGNINQPFSLESLPDELIPENLYQIETDSSRVFQRHQCRRLAHLLLFQLLKIAGKSTALLSQIHRTKSGRPYFLDERIDFNISHSGDWVAVILDIRNEEKSAVGIDIEFPKIRNFSALMEHIAPKEEIDWFYHQQSSLKTFYRCWCLREAVLKSQGFGIVKLSNVRHFPEQQQIFSDYCPQGQLWFTDELSIYLAAFVNHQEKLPHFYEWSGESLQIKELEKYVLYEVN; via the coding sequence ATGACAACCTACATCGCCTACGGCAATATAAATCAACCTTTTTCTTTGGAATCCTTACCTGATGAACTGATTCCAGAAAATCTATATCAAATTGAAACGGATAGCTCGCGTGTTTTTCAGCGTCATCAGTGCCGTCGGCTTGCTCACTTATTACTTTTCCAACTTCTAAAAATAGCAGGAAAATCCACCGCACTTTTATCTCAAATTCATCGTACCAAAAGTGGTAGACCTTATTTTCTTGATGAGCGAATAGATTTTAATATTAGCCATTCTGGTGATTGGGTGGCGGTAATATTAGATATTAGAAATGAAGAAAAAAGTGCGGTGGGAATTGATATTGAATTTCCTAAAATAAGAAATTTTTCGGCGTTGATGGAACATATTGCACCAAAAGAAGAAATTGATTGGTTTTATCATCAGCAGTCTTCTTTGAAGACTTTTTATCGTTGTTGGTGTTTACGAGAGGCTGTATTGAAATCTCAAGGATTTGGGATCGTAAAATTATCCAATGTTCGCCATTTTCCTGAACAACAACAAATTTTTTCAGATTATTGTCCGCAGGGGCAGTTGTGGTTTACTGATGAACTCTCTATTTATTTAGCCGCTTTTGTCAATCATCAAGAAAAATTACCGCACTTTTATGAATGGAGTGGGGAAAGTTTACAGATAAAAGAACTTGAAAAATATGTTCTTTATGAAGTGAATTAA
- the fabD gene encoding ACP S-malonyltransferase has translation MKKFAMVFPGQGSQTVGMLADLATEYPIVIETFKQASDALGYDLWYLVQQGPAEELNKTWQTQPALLAASVAIYRVWQEKFPQLKPEVMAGHSLGEYSALVCAGVLDFQDAIKLVELRGKLMQQAVPEGTGAMYAIIGLDNEAIINACKQAEEGEVVSAVNFNSPGQVVIAGAKAAVERAAALCKEAGAKRALPLAVSVPSHCALMKPAAEQLAVTLENIQINTPTISVLNNVDVKAETEGTEIRTALVRQLYSPVRWTETVEKMAQDGVLALVEVGPGKVLNGLTKRIVGDLQAISVNDVASFNAVEEFLA, from the coding sequence ATGAAAAAATTCGCAATGGTCTTCCCAGGTCAAGGCTCCCAAACTGTCGGTATGCTTGCTGATCTTGCCACTGAATATCCAATCGTTATTGAAACATTTAAACAAGCATCTGATGCGCTTGGTTATGATTTATGGTATCTTGTTCAACAAGGTCCAGCTGAAGAACTTAATAAAACTTGGCAAACTCAGCCCGCACTTTTAGCTGCTTCAGTCGCTATTTATCGCGTATGGCAAGAAAAATTTCCTCAATTAAAACCAGAAGTGATGGCAGGCCATAGCTTGGGTGAGTATTCTGCCTTGGTTTGTGCTGGGGTGTTGGATTTCCAAGATGCGATTAAATTAGTGGAATTGCGCGGAAAATTAATGCAACAAGCTGTGCCTGAAGGCACTGGCGCAATGTATGCAATCATTGGTTTAGATAATGAAGCAATTATTAATGCTTGCAAACAAGCAGAGGAAGGCGAAGTCGTATCTGCGGTGAACTTTAACTCACCGGGTCAAGTAGTTATTGCGGGTGCGAAAGCTGCAGTTGAGCGTGCGGCTGCATTATGTAAAGAAGCAGGGGCGAAACGTGCATTGCCGTTAGCTGTGAGCGTACCTTCTCACTGTGCATTAATGAAACCTGCAGCCGAGCAATTAGCGGTAACACTTGAGAATATTCAAATTAATACACCAACAATATCGGTATTAAATAACGTTGATGTGAAAGCTGAAACTGAAGGCACCGAAATTCGTACCGCACTTGTTCGTCAGTTATATAGTCCAGTTCGTTGGACTGAAACAGTTGAAAAAATGGCGCAAGATGGTGTTTTAGCGCTTGTTGAAGTGGGGCCAGGTAAAGTATTAAATGGTTTAACCAAACGCATTGTGGGTGATTTACAAGCAATATCTGTAAATGATGTTGCATCATTCAATGCGGTAGAAGAATTTTTAGCGTAA
- a CDS encoding anaerobic C4-dicarboxylate transporter, whose amino-acid sequence MLYLEFLFLLLMLYIGSRYGGIGLGVVSGIGLAIEVFVFRMPVGKAPIDVMLIILAVVTCASVLEAAGGLKFMLQIAERILRKNPKRVTLLGPLVVYLLTFMLGTGHSVYTIMPIIGDVALKNKIRPERPMAASSVASQLAITSSPLSAAVVFYLGKITAMPAFEHISLLDIICVTVPATLAGTIALSLYSMRRGKELEQDPEYQCRLQDPVWRERILNTTSTTLNETLPQGAKKSVYLFLLALVVIVAIAMIPEIRTIGSGKAISMSLIIQMMMLCFGGVILLATKTNPQIVPNGVVFKSGMVAAIAIYGIAWMSDTYFKYAMPEFKAAITDMVQTYPWTFALALFAVSVVINSQAATAVMLLPVGISLGIPAPILVGLMPATYAYFFIPNYPSDIATVNFDVTGTTKIGKYYFNHSFMVPGLIGVVVACLVGVSVAELVIR is encoded by the coding sequence ATGCTTTACTTAGAATTTTTATTTTTACTATTAATGCTTTATATCGGTAGCCGTTACGGCGGTATCGGATTAGGTGTTGTTTCTGGTATCGGTCTTGCTATCGAGGTTTTCGTATTTCGTATGCCAGTGGGGAAAGCACCGATTGATGTTATGCTTATCATTCTTGCGGTGGTGACTTGCGCATCCGTACTTGAAGCAGCTGGCGGTTTGAAATTTATGTTACAAATTGCTGAACGCATTCTCCGTAAAAATCCAAAACGTGTCACTTTACTCGGCCCATTAGTCGTCTATTTATTAACCTTTATGCTTGGTACTGGTCACTCTGTTTACACAATTATGCCAATCATCGGCGATGTTGCATTGAAAAACAAAATTCGTCCAGAACGTCCTATGGCGGCGTCTTCTGTAGCATCACAATTAGCCATCACGTCTAGCCCACTTTCTGCAGCTGTTGTCTTCTATCTAGGTAAAATTACAGCAATGCCTGCTTTTGAGCATATTAGTTTATTAGATATTATTTGTGTAACCGTTCCTGCAACCTTAGCGGGTACGATTGCACTTTCTTTATACAGTATGCGTCGTGGTAAAGAGTTGGAACAAGATCCTGAATATCAATGTCGTTTACAAGATCCCGTATGGCGTGAACGTATTTTAAATACCACAAGCACAACATTGAATGAAACCCTTCCGCAAGGGGCAAAAAAATCTGTTTACCTATTTTTACTTGCTTTAGTTGTGATTGTTGCGATTGCGATGATTCCTGAAATTCGTACTATCGGTAGTGGAAAAGCAATTTCAATGTCACTTATCATTCAAATGATGATGCTTTGCTTTGGTGGTGTGATTTTACTCGCAACGAAAACAAATCCTCAAATCGTGCCAAATGGTGTGGTATTTAAGTCAGGTATGGTGGCAGCAATTGCGATTTATGGTATTGCGTGGATGAGCGACACTTACTTCAAATATGCAATGCCAGAATTTAAAGCTGCGATTACTGATATGGTGCAAACTTATCCTTGGACATTTGCATTGGCGTTATTTGCAGTCTCAGTTGTAATTAATAGCCAAGCCGCCACTGCTGTAATGTTATTACCTGTGGGTATAAGTTTAGGTATTCCTGCGCCAATTTTAGTTGGTTTAATGCCTGCAACTTATGCGTATTTCTTCATTCCAAATTATCCGTCAGACATTGCAACAGTAAACTTTGACGTAACGGGTACAACAAAAATTGGTAAATATTATTTTAACCACAGTTTCATGGTGCCAGGTTTAATTGGGGTTGTTGTTGCTTGCTTAGTCGGTGTTTCTGTGGCGGAATTAGTGATTCGCTAA
- the hflK gene encoding FtsH protease activity modulator HflK, which translates to MSQNGSDRDPWSKPGQSNDQQTGNSSNNNGWNNNQNRGNQEQSPPDIEEIFNNLLKKLGGGNKKSGQNNGSSQGNTPFHFGKVIPLAVAIGAIIWGVSGFYTIKEAERGVVLRFGELHSIVQPGLNWKPTFVDKVLPVNVEQVKELRTQGAMLTQDENMVKVEMTVQYRVQDPAKYLFSVTNADDSLNQATDSALRYVIGHMSMNDILTTGRSVVRENTWKALNEIIKSYDMGLEVIDVNFQSARPPEEVKDAFDDAIKAQEDEQRFIREAEAYAREKEPIARGDAQRILEEATAYKDRIVLDAKGEVERLQRLLPEFKAAPDLLRERLYIQTMEKVMANTPKVMLDGNNGNNLTVLPLEQIMGKKSVTSAPSAVNSSPAFTAPERQNSYQPQPTTVAPIRQGRFN; encoded by the coding sequence ATGTCACAGAACGGTTCAGATCGCGATCCTTGGAGTAAACCAGGGCAAAGCAACGACCAGCAGACGGGAAATTCATCCAACAATAATGGATGGAATAATAACCAAAATCGTGGGAATCAAGAACAATCTCCGCCAGATATTGAGGAGATTTTTAATAATCTGCTTAAAAAATTAGGTGGTGGAAATAAAAAGAGCGGTCAAAATAATGGCAGTTCTCAAGGCAATACGCCATTTCATTTTGGCAAAGTTATTCCACTTGCTGTAGCGATTGGTGCGATTATTTGGGGCGTAAGCGGTTTTTATACTATTAAAGAGGCTGAACGCGGTGTGGTGCTTCGTTTTGGCGAGTTACATTCTATTGTTCAACCCGGTTTGAATTGGAAACCAACATTTGTAGATAAAGTATTGCCAGTAAATGTGGAGCAAGTAAAAGAGTTGCGTACACAAGGTGCAATGCTGACTCAAGATGAAAATATGGTAAAAGTGGAAATGACCGTGCAATATCGCGTGCAAGATCCTGCAAAATATCTTTTTAGCGTAACAAATGCAGATGATAGTTTGAATCAAGCGACAGATAGTGCATTACGTTATGTTATTGGGCATATGTCTATGAATGATATTTTAACCACAGGTCGCTCTGTCGTGCGTGAAAATACTTGGAAAGCTTTGAATGAAATTATCAAATCCTATGATATGGGACTTGAGGTTATTGATGTGAACTTCCAATCTGCTCGTCCACCTGAAGAAGTAAAAGATGCGTTTGATGATGCAATTAAAGCGCAGGAAGATGAACAACGTTTTATTCGTGAAGCGGAAGCCTATGCGCGTGAGAAAGAACCGATTGCACGCGGTGATGCACAACGTATTCTTGAAGAAGCAACAGCTTATAAAGATCGTATCGTGTTAGATGCAAAAGGTGAAGTGGAACGTTTGCAACGCTTGTTGCCAGAATTTAAGGCTGCACCAGATTTACTGCGTGAGCGTTTATATATTCAGACGATGGAAAAAGTGATGGCAAATACCCCAAAAGTAATGCTTGATGGCAATAATGGTAATAATTTAACTGTGTTACCGCTAGAGCAAATTATGGGCAAAAAATCGGTAACAAGTGCGCCAAGTGCGGTCAATTCTTCGCCTGCTTTTACTGCACCAGAACGTCAAAATTCTTATCAGCCTCAGCCGACTACCGTTGCGCCGATTCGTCAAGGGAGATTTAACTAA
- a CDS encoding methyltransferase family protein, whose amino-acid sequence MLFIPPPLLCLFIAIAMYFLPKIASYSVHFSVIVFVISLSFLIALSSVMQFFICKTSINPRDFKGTTKLVSTGIFRFSRNPMYLSLLLILLAWTLWLGNSLAWLGVIVFILVMNHCQIAREEAYLENKFGDEYRRYKQKVRRWL is encoded by the coding sequence ATGTTATTTATTCCACCACCACTACTCTGTTTATTCATTGCCATAGCAATGTATTTTTTGCCAAAGATTGCTAGTTATTCTGTCCATTTTTCAGTGATTGTTTTTGTTATTTCCCTTTCATTTTTGATTGCTTTAAGCAGCGTTATGCAATTCTTTATATGTAAAACCTCCATTAATCCTCGTGACTTTAAAGGCACAACAAAATTAGTTTCCACAGGCATATTTCGATTTAGCCGTAACCCAATGTATTTAAGTTTGCTGTTAATTTTGCTTGCTTGGACGCTTTGGTTAGGTAATAGTTTAGCTTGGTTAGGCGTAATTGTCTTTATACTAGTTATGAACCACTGTCAAATAGCCCGAGAAGAAGCCTATTTGGAAAATAAATTTGGCGATGAATATCGTCGTTACAAACAAAAAGTAAGACGTTGGCTATAA